The proteins below are encoded in one region of Actinomycetota bacterium:
- a CDS encoding metallophosphoesterase yields MRTFVLADIHGGHRALLQCFERAAFDYEADQLIFLGDATDVWSQSPECVAELMEVRQLIHLIGNHDFWTMSWMAFGDRPDLWLSQGGQATIDAYERQEWIESWPVHLDYFRRAGHYHLDGKKRLFVHAGIEPGLALKEQEDATFYWDRELFDLTTGVPGYSEIYIGHTPTISVGVTTPLNYGDGDNIWRVDTGAGWNGRLSIMDVDTKEYWQSDPLPELYPDEPGRM; encoded by the coding sequence GTGAGAACGTTCGTCCTTGCGGACATCCACGGCGGCCACAGGGCTTTGCTGCAATGTTTTGAGCGTGCCGCTTTCGACTACGAGGCCGATCAGCTTATCTTTCTCGGCGACGCCACGGATGTTTGGTCGCAATCGCCTGAGTGCGTTGCCGAGTTGATGGAGGTGCGGCAGCTCATCCATCTGATCGGCAACCACGATTTCTGGACCATGTCCTGGATGGCCTTTGGCGACAGGCCCGATTTATGGCTGAGCCAGGGCGGCCAGGCGACCATAGACGCCTATGAGCGCCAGGAATGGATCGAAAGCTGGCCGGTGCATCTGGATTATTTCCGGAGGGCGGGGCATTACCATCTGGATGGGAAGAAGCGGCTTTTCGTGCACGCCGGCATCGAGCCGGGCCTCGCGCTGAAGGAGCAGGAGGATGCGACTTTCTACTGGGACCGGGAGCTTTTCGATTTGACCACGGGAGTTCCGGGATACAGTGAGATATATATCGGCCACACGCCGACCATCAGCGTCGGCGTGACCACGCCCCTCAACTACGGCGACGGTGACAACATCTGGCGCGTCGATACCGGCGCCGGCTGGAATGGCAGGCTGTCGATCATGGATGTGGACACCAAGGAGTACTGGCAGTCGGATCCGCTTCCGGAGCTGTATCCGGATGAGCCGGGCAGGATGTGA
- a CDS encoding transketolase has protein sequence MDIQELNLTANLLRQDVVSMVAEAGSGHPGGSLSSTDIVTALFFNSLNHRPDEPKWPDRDRFILSKGHCAPILYAALARSGYFPVEDLLNLRKIDCHLQGHPDMHKTVGVEISSGSLGQGLSVSVGIALAMSLDNLPGHVFTLMGDGESQEGEIWEAAMAAAHYKVSNLTGIVDANGLQIDGFTKDVMNVEPLEAKYQAFGWTTRQIDGHDMQQIIEALDWSRSVEGPAAIIAKTVKGKGVSFMENQAGWHGKAPASEQREQALAELREQAETLRSSAGKA, from the coding sequence CTGGATATCCAGGAACTCAATTTAACTGCCAACCTGCTGCGCCAGGACGTCGTCAGCATGGTCGCCGAGGCCGGTTCCGGCCATCCCGGCGGCTCGCTTTCATCTACCGACATCGTCACGGCGCTCTTCTTCAATTCACTGAACCATCGTCCGGACGAGCCTAAATGGCCGGACCGGGACCGCTTTATCCTCAGCAAGGGCCACTGCGCCCCTATCCTTTATGCGGCTCTGGCACGCAGCGGTTATTTTCCGGTGGAAGATCTGCTGAACCTGCGCAAGATCGACTGCCATCTGCAGGGCCATCCCGACATGCATAAGACTGTGGGCGTTGAGATCTCCTCGGGCTCGCTGGGTCAGGGGCTCTCGGTCTCGGTGGGGATCGCGCTGGCCATGAGCCTCGATAACCTGCCGGGCCACGTCTTCACTCTCATGGGTGACGGCGAGTCCCAGGAGGGCGAGATCTGGGAAGCGGCCATGGCCGCAGCTCATTACAAAGTCAGCAATCTCACAGGCATCGTGGACGCGAACGGCCTACAGATCGACGGATTCACCAAGGATGTCATGAATGTGGAACCGCTGGAAGCCAAGTATCAGGCCTTCGGCTGGACAACCCGCCAGATCGACGGCCACGACATGCAACAGATAATCGAGGCGCTCGACTGGAGCAGGTCCGTCGAAGGTCCGGCTGCGATCATAGCCAAGACCGTAAAGGGCAAGGGCGTGTCTTTCATGGAGAACCAGGCTGGCTGGCACGGAAAGGCCCCGGCTTCCGAGCAGAGGGAGCAGGCTCTGGCCGAACTCCGCGAGCAGGCTGAGACGCTGAGATCCAGCGCCGGGAAGGCATAA
- a CDS encoding transketolase family protein translates to MNSELKPRATREAYGEALLELGKRHGDVVALDADLSGSTMSKLFAAEFPERFFNVGVAEANMMNMAAGFVIGGKIAYASTFAVFATGRAFDQVRQSIAQPNLPVRVVASHGGLTVGEDGCTHQSVEDIGLMRLLPNMRVIVPADFNQTYAAVMESYDKPGPMYIRTGRPLTPFLYDEPPASLGKGADVLREGTDISIFACGIMVVKALEAAEELKKRDISAEVVNVSVLKPIDVDTVAASLAKTGRAVTAEEHSIIGGLGDAVAEVAAEYCPVRMGRLGIKDVFGKSGKPDQLLEEFHLTAEHMVGLAEHVLASGK, encoded by the coding sequence TTGAATAGCGAACTCAAACCAAGGGCAACCCGCGAAGCATATGGCGAGGCCCTGCTCGAGCTGGGAAAACGCCATGGCGATGTCGTAGCACTCGACGCCGACCTTTCAGGCTCGACCATGAGCAAGCTGTTCGCCGCTGAGTTCCCGGAAAGATTCTTCAACGTCGGCGTCGCCGAAGCCAACATGATGAACATGGCGGCGGGATTCGTCATCGGCGGCAAGATCGCCTATGCCTCGACTTTTGCTGTTTTTGCGACCGGCAGGGCTTTTGACCAGGTGCGGCAGAGCATCGCCCAGCCGAATCTGCCGGTGCGAGTGGTCGCCAGCCACGGCGGCCTGACCGTGGGCGAGGATGGCTGTACTCACCAGTCGGTGGAGGACATCGGCCTCATGCGGCTGCTGCCCAACATGAGAGTCATCGTGCCTGCTGACTTCAATCAGACTTACGCCGCGGTGATGGAGAGCTACGACAAGCCGGGTCCCATGTATATCCGCACCGGCCGGCCGCTGACGCCTTTCCTTTATGACGAACCGCCTGCGTCGCTCGGCAAGGGCGCTGACGTGCTTCGCGAGGGAACAGACATTTCGATCTTTGCTTGTGGCATAATGGTAGTCAAGGCGCTCGAGGCGGCGGAAGAGCTGAAAAAAAGGGATATCAGCGCCGAAGTGGTAAACGTTAGTGTCCTCAAACCAATCGACGTTGACACCGTCGCAGCCAGCCTGGCCAAGACCGGCAGGGCTGTGACAGCCGAGGAGCACAGTATAATCGGCGGCCTGGGAGACGCTGTGGCGGAAGTTGCCGCGGAGTATTGCCCGGTGAGGATGGGCCGCCTCGGAATCAAGGATGTGTTTGGAAAATCCGGCAAGCCGGACCAGCTTTTAGAGGAATTCCACCTGACTGCCGAGCATATGGTGGGGCTTGCCGAGCACGTGCTGGCAAGCGGAAAGTAA
- the ftsE gene encoding cell division ATP-binding protein FtsE — MIKFENVSKLYDPNIIGLEDVNIHIERGEFCFLVGHSGSGKSTFIRLLLKEFEPTEGTITVAGRNLQRMRRSAMPYHRRNLGCVFQDFKLLPNKTVADNVAYALRVTGQPVRNIRRKVPEILNLVGLGDKMNNLPDELSAGEQQRVSVARAFVNHPSLLVADEPTGNLDPDTSVGIMQLLYRINRTGTTVLMATHDREMVDKMRKRVIALEDGRVIRDEDKGLYR, encoded by the coding sequence TTGATTAAATTTGAAAATGTCAGCAAGTTGTACGATCCGAATATCATCGGGCTCGAGGATGTCAACATCCACATCGAGCGCGGCGAGTTCTGCTTCCTTGTGGGGCACAGCGGTTCGGGTAAATCCACCTTCATCCGCCTGCTTCTCAAGGAGTTCGAGCCGACTGAGGGGACGATAACCGTAGCCGGCCGCAACCTGCAGCGCATGCGCCGCTCGGCGATGCCTTATCACCGCCGCAACCTCGGCTGCGTCTTCCAGGACTTCAAGCTCCTGCCCAACAAGACAGTGGCGGATAATGTGGCCTACGCCCTCAGGGTGACCGGCCAGCCGGTGAGGAACATCCGGCGCAAGGTCCCCGAGATCCTGAACCTGGTCGGGCTGGGCGACAAGATGAACAATCTTCCGGACGAGCTTTCCGCCGGCGAGCAGCAGCGTGTCAGCGTGGCGCGCGCATTCGTTAACCATCCCTCCCTTCTGGTGGCCGATGAGCCCACCGGAAACCTGGATCCCGACACATCGGTCGGCATCATGCAGCTGCTGTACCGCATCAATCGCACCGGCACCACGGTGCTGATGGCCACCCACGACCGCGAGATGGTGGACAAGATGCGCAAGCGGGTCATAGCGCTGGAAGACGGCAGGGTAATCCGAGACGAAGACAAGGGGCTGTACCGCTAA
- a CDS encoding ABC transporter permease, whose protein sequence is MQFKFFFNEAINSLVRNWVMSMAAIVTVLVSMFVLGLGLIMFFNFEHAISDLRNKLEVEVFIKNTASPDQINELGDEIRAMPEVKDVTFVSKEEALERLRESLKGHEDVLDALSGNPLPPSYEITLKDPQKIEDVASRFFENPVVDNSPGTHDGVKYGGETSDRVLTVTTYFLIGGTGFVVLLTVASVLLISNTTRLSIFARRREVEIMRLVGATNWFIRWPFVMEGVFTGMAGAAGAAVLVMLTNRFIIESVVNKMPFLPFNSESVPMFSLILLVILGGTLLGSVGSGLALRRFLKI, encoded by the coding sequence ATGCAATTCAAATTCTTCTTCAACGAGGCCATCAACTCCCTGGTACGCAACTGGGTGATGAGCATGGCCGCCATAGTCACAGTCCTGGTCTCCATGTTCGTGCTGGGGCTTGGCCTGATCATGTTCTTCAACTTCGAGCACGCTATCAGCGACCTGCGCAACAAGCTTGAGGTCGAGGTATTCATTAAGAACACCGCCTCTCCTGACCAGATAAACGAGCTGGGCGACGAGATCCGCGCCATGCCCGAGGTCAAGGACGTCACTTTTGTCAGCAAGGAAGAAGCGCTGGAGCGCCTGCGCGAAAGCCTCAAAGGCCACGAGGACGTGCTGGATGCCCTCTCGGGCAATCCGCTGCCTCCGTCATACGAGATAACCCTCAAGGATCCACAGAAGATCGAGGATGTCGCCAGCCGGTTCTTTGAGAATCCGGTCGTCGACAATTCGCCGGGCACCCATGATGGCGTCAAATACGGCGGCGAGACTTCGGACCGGGTGCTTACTGTAACGACCTACTTCCTCATCGGCGGCACCGGCTTTGTGGTGCTGCTGACCGTGGCTTCGGTGCTGCTCATCTCCAACACCACCCGGCTTTCCATCTTTGCCCGTCGCCGCGAGGTCGAGATCATGCGCCTCGTTGGAGCGACCAACTGGTTCATCCGCTGGCCGTTCGTCATGGAGGGTGTCTTCACCGGTATGGCCGGCGCCGCAGGCGCTGCGGTTCTGGTGATGCTCACAAACCGCTTCATAATCGAGAGCGTCGTCAACAAGATGCCATTCCTGCCTTTCAACTCTGAGTCGGTGCCCATGTTCTCGTTGATCCTCCTGGTGATCCTGGGCGGGACGCTGCTTGGTTCCGTGGGTAGCGGCCTGGCGCTAAGGCGCTTCCTGAAGATCTAG
- a CDS encoding DUF4272 domain-containing protein, with translation MGHPDENETARRALCLGALVMRGKFESIAASGSPHMVTVHEELATQLNIWLADEGLISAQSTLEKPLVSKALGSWSRQENIDVAWRANSLGVILWALSQFQELPPWDTQFTPQETIKPLNLFAPTKAFLEKASLRPEAEVEKARDLAALWHWRARTRRLQDEGIEPEEGSSLAETVRASAAAAFEKGDIPEPIDDDFPVFGKAYASLSQEELSVATSIAIERHYALNWLCGYSADWDSVPTDT, from the coding sequence GTGGGACATCCGGACGAGAACGAGACCGCGCGCCGTGCCCTCTGTCTGGGGGCACTGGTCATGAGAGGCAAGTTCGAGTCCATCGCGGCTTCGGGCTCACCGCACATGGTCACGGTTCATGAAGAACTCGCGACCCAGCTCAATATCTGGCTCGCAGACGAAGGCTTGATCTCAGCGCAGTCGACCCTGGAGAAACCACTGGTCAGCAAAGCACTGGGATCGTGGAGCCGCCAGGAGAACATCGATGTAGCCTGGCGCGCCAACTCGCTCGGCGTTATCCTCTGGGCGCTCTCGCAGTTCCAGGAGTTGCCGCCCTGGGATACCCAGTTCACTCCCCAGGAGACGATCAAGCCGCTCAATCTGTTCGCGCCGACGAAGGCGTTCCTGGAAAAGGCCAGCCTGCGGCCGGAGGCGGAAGTCGAGAAAGCCCGGGACCTCGCCGCCCTCTGGCACTGGCGCGCCCGCACGCGGCGCCTCCAGGATGAAGGGATCGAGCCCGAAGAAGGAAGCAGCCTGGCAGAGACAGTACGTGCCTCGGCGGCGGCGGCTTTTGAAAAAGGCGACATCCCCGAGCCGATCGACGATGACTTCCCGGTTTTCGGTAAAGCCTACGCCAGTCTCTCCCAGGAAGAACTCTCAGTCGCTACCTCGATAGCCATCGAGCGTCATTACGCCCTGAACTGGCTTTGCGGCTATTCCGCGGACTGGGACAGCGTGCCGACAGATACCTGA
- a CDS encoding rhodanese-like domain-containing protein: MGCVERYERLSKVIFKIIVIAMAVVTLSCGGSSDTTPATGTDTSTAIQAKTSALTKDQILIKRGNTVFSSIHGSGGGTPGNLITAEELEAWLTDPSRAEKPFILDTRPRNEWEEQGHIEGANWIRMQEVADPENLEKLPKDRMIVCVSPTGHTAVQVASALRWLGYDAVALKHGMAAWTRTPAGKLMISDVEGGISKSYPVASEAPYTQPVTQEPAQRLSAPPDDEIAVLTDAAQKFLHEDVMEKEYPFNHIFADDLYKRLSDPAQMDSIFLLDVRPLETWQRDGHIDMGTHMLIDWRVLGDPQNLSYLPKDKLIVVVGETGQTAGQVTAVLRMMGYNAVTLRSGMTAWTETPDSQDTLTTINSADYPVIR; encoded by the coding sequence ATGGGGTGCGTGGAAAGATATGAACGTCTCTCGAAAGTAATCTTCAAAATCATCGTGATCGCGATGGCTGTGGTAACGCTTTCGTGCGGCGGCTCCAGCGATACGACACCGGCTACCGGCACAGATACATCGACAGCCATCCAGGCGAAGACTTCTGCATTGACCAAGGACCAGATCCTTATCAAACGCGGGAACACAGTATTCTCCTCGATTCATGGCAGTGGCGGCGGTACACCCGGTAACCTGATCACGGCGGAAGAGCTTGAAGCATGGCTCACGGATCCGTCCAGAGCTGAAAAACCATTCATCCTCGATACCCGCCCGCGCAACGAGTGGGAAGAACAGGGCCATATCGAAGGAGCCAACTGGATCAGGATGCAGGAGGTGGCTGATCCCGAGAACCTGGAAAAGCTGCCAAAAGACAGGATGATAGTCTGCGTCAGCCCGACCGGCCACACAGCCGTGCAGGTTGCCTCGGCACTCCGCTGGCTGGGATATGACGCTGTCGCGCTCAAGCACGGCATGGCCGCCTGGACCCGGACGCCCGCCGGCAAGCTGATGATCAGCGACGTCGAGGGAGGCATCTCTAAAAGCTATCCGGTCGCCTCCGAGGCTCCGTACACCCAGCCGGTCACCCAGGAACCAGCGCAGAGACTTTCCGCGCCCCCGGATGATGAGATCGCGGTCCTGACGGATGCGGCTCAGAAATTCCTCCATGAAGATGTGATGGAAAAAGAATACCCGTTCAACCACATCTTCGCCGATGACCTCTACAAACGGCTGAGCGACCCGGCACAGATGGATTCCATCTTCCTGCTGGATGTGCGCCCTCTGGAAACCTGGCAGCGCGACGGCCACATCGATATGGGAACCCATATGCTGATCGACTGGCGGGTCCTGGGTGATCCCCAGAATCTGTCGTACCTGCCGAAAGACAAGCTCATCGTAGTGGTCGGCGAGACGGGGCAGACAGCCGGTCAGGTGACCGCGGTGCTCAGGATGATGGGTTACAACGCAGTGACTCTAAGGTCTGGGATGACCGCCTGGACAGAGACGCCAGACAGCCAGGATACCTTGACGACGATCAACAGCGCCGACTATCCGGTGATCAGATAA
- a CDS encoding VanZ family protein, with amino-acid sequence MIFYLSDQPNLISDLGAWDLVLRKGAHMAEYAILYLLLCNAIKQLGVAFTPALALAAIASLLYALSDEFHQRFVAGRTGSLRDVGIDSAGIIIMGLIIVISQSKRMSREGTPVS; translated from the coding sequence TTGATTTTCTATCTTTCCGACCAGCCTAATCTGATAAGTGATCTTGGCGCATGGGATCTTGTCTTGCGCAAGGGGGCACATATGGCAGAGTACGCGATTCTGTATCTGTTGCTCTGCAACGCCATCAAGCAATTGGGCGTGGCTTTTACCCCGGCGCTGGCGCTGGCTGCCATAGCGTCACTTTTGTATGCATTATCTGACGAGTTCCACCAGCGGTTCGTGGCTGGTCGCACCGGCTCTCTTCGAGATGTTGGAATCGACTCGGCAGGGATCATCATCATGGGATTGATAATCGTCATATCGCAGTCGAAACGAATGTCTCGTGAAGGGACTCCGGTTTCTTGA
- a CDS encoding cold-shock protein, with translation MPEGTVKWFSDQKGYGFIEQENGSDLFVHFSEIQTDGFKTLTEGQKVTFEPAEGPKGPQATNVRPVA, from the coding sequence TTGCCAGAAGGAACAGTCAAATGGTTCTCCGATCAGAAAGGCTACGGCTTTATCGAGCAGGAGAACGGCAGCGACCTGTTCGTTCACTTCTCCGAAATTCAGACTGATGGTTTCAAGACCCTCACTGAAGGACAGAAAGTGACTTTCGAGCCGGCGGAGGGTCCCAAGGGCCCCCAGGCAACGAACGTGCGTCCTGTCGCTTAG
- a CDS encoding sulfurtransferase TusA family protein codes for MKFNKKDDGSYELDVRGYVCPHPQLYTLKSLEKMQDGMILEVLIDNPSSVESVNQACNGKGYTILETNSPKAGVTAIKIQK; via the coding sequence ATGAAATTCAACAAGAAAGACGATGGTAGCTATGAGCTGGACGTGCGTGGTTATGTCTGCCCGCATCCGCAGCTCTATACCCTCAAGTCCCTGGAGAAGATGCAGGACGGCATGATCCTTGAAGTCCTCATCGACAACCCCTCCTCCGTGGAGTCGGTTAACCAGGCTTGCAACGGCAAGGGTTACACGATCCTGGAGACGAACTCTCCGAAGGCCGGCGTGACGGCCATCAAGATCCAGAAGTAG
- a CDS encoding YeeE/YedE family protein, protein MAEAKKGRNKIYAVGVVGFLTILSILYVISAPVYLYIVVYMWFGFIYGVLQQYGRFCFASAWRDLIMVKVPRMFVGIMMGLIVLSVISAWLFVKFPTFFHPAPLGWNELAGGLLFGLGMVFAGGCATGSLYKTGEGNMISLTVLLSLSFAQAVLVALPFWDPFVKDYISGNSAFVLADKVYGTPAPGEHHTLMENLIANSLLNVIILAVVLLIAVYIIVIRSGFLKRRAAAASSAADGGEVKMGFKDEVAGFWHMISSSKRTTIAAIGLGVVAAIQLFTMSSMRDNYDFGHPPGNDQVTGNFGQVMTGATADGSTPPASWKFEEPRTDQVSKQGTMFDPGYWYITTQEAMAAGWVLDAAGAPMDGNVYFGEVNGLPSPWLSPALLLSFGLILGASFLALWNREFKWKFPTRELFLYAVMGGTIMGIGSRVALGCNIGAFYTRAAFGDPGGWLFFIGMGVGAYISAKLVNYIANRKMADMDFDIEL, encoded by the coding sequence ATGGCAGAAGCCAAAAAAGGGCGTAACAAGATTTATGCTGTAGGCGTAGTGGGTTTTCTCACGATTCTTTCGATTCTCTACGTGATCTCTGCGCCAGTTTATCTTTACATCGTAGTTTACATGTGGTTCGGTTTTATTTACGGCGTTTTGCAACAGTATGGCCGTTTTTGCTTCGCGTCTGCCTGGCGCGATCTGATCATGGTCAAGGTGCCGCGAATGTTCGTCGGCATCATGATGGGCCTGATCGTCCTCAGCGTCATCTCGGCGTGGCTCTTCGTCAAGTTCCCGACTTTCTTCCACCCGGCCCCGCTGGGATGGAACGAGCTGGCCGGTGGCCTGCTGTTCGGCCTGGGCATGGTCTTCGCTGGTGGTTGTGCGACCGGTTCGTTGTACAAGACTGGTGAAGGTAACATGATCTCCCTGACAGTGCTGCTATCCCTCTCATTCGCTCAGGCTGTCCTCGTGGCGCTGCCTTTCTGGGATCCATTTGTCAAGGATTACATCAGTGGCAACAGCGCGTTTGTCCTGGCCGACAAGGTCTATGGCACGCCGGCCCCGGGTGAGCACCACACCCTCATGGAGAACCTGATCGCCAACTCATTGCTCAACGTGATCATTCTGGCAGTGGTCCTTCTGATCGCGGTGTATATCATCGTGATCCGCAGCGGCTTCCTCAAGCGCCGCGCCGCTGCTGCTTCTTCAGCAGCTGATGGCGGCGAGGTCAAGATGGGCTTCAAGGACGAAGTCGCCGGCTTCTGGCACATGATCAGCTCCTCCAAGCGCACTACTATCGCGGCAATCGGCCTGGGTGTGGTAGCTGCCATCCAGTTGTTCACAATGAGCTCGATGCGCGACAACTATGACTTCGGCCACCCCCCCGGGAATGACCAGGTCACGGGCAACTTCGGCCAGGTAATGACCGGTGCGACCGCAGACGGCAGCACACCGCCCGCCAGCTGGAAATTCGAAGAACCCCGGACGGACCAGGTCTCCAAGCAGGGCACGATGTTCGACCCCGGCTACTGGTACATCACCACCCAGGAAGCCATGGCTGCCGGTTGGGTCCTCGATGCAGCCGGCGCTCCGATGGACGGCAACGTCTATTTCGGAGAGGTCAACGGACTACCTTCGCCATGGCTTAGCCCGGCGCTGCTGCTCTCCTTCGGCCTGATCCTCGGTGCCTCGTTCCTGGCTTTGTGGAACCGGGAGTTCAAGTGGAAATTCCCCACCCGGGAGCTGTTTCTATATGCGGTCATGGGAGGCACGATCATGGGCATAGGCTCACGAGTCGCCCTTGGCTGTAACATCGGGGCGTTTTATACGCGAGCCGCGTTCGGCGATCCAGGCGGATGGCTCTTCTTCATCGGCATGGGAGTAGGCGCTTATATCTCAGCCAAGCTGGTGAACTACATCGCCAACCGCAAGATGGCCGACATGGACTTCGACATCGAGCTGTAA
- a CDS encoding S41 family peptidase — protein MPRFFRVFFITLALSVAFLSGIYFGGHYYRMSLLLHLFPEPVRNAFFPGDNTLQLEREIQGILEEGFYRPVDRATLENGAMEGMVNSLEDPYTAYFTPEDFRLFNDHSNGQFTGIGVLMEEKDGQLKVVQVFDDSPAQEAGIQAGDIIVAVDGHPVEKMTEEETSGMIRGPEGTSVVLKVLRGAGELEFPMVRRAIELPIVSEEMVERDGRKIGYVRLDQFSLDAGVKLKAAVDSLVAQGAQGIVLDLRNNGGGLLDESVNVSSVFIQNGPIVSVVGRDGDTQTYDARGEANESIPLVVLINGFTASASEIVAGAVKDDVRGKLIGEKTFGKGVVQNIVPLSNGGGLKYTSASYYTPLGIDINKIGIQPDIPATDDPATPEDEVLELGLAELAR, from the coding sequence ATGCCACGTTTTTTCAGGGTATTCTTCATCACGCTGGCGCTCTCGGTCGCTTTCCTGTCCGGCATCTACTTCGGCGGGCACTACTACCGGATGTCGCTGCTGCTTCACCTGTTTCCCGAGCCGGTGCGAAACGCATTTTTCCCCGGTGATAACACGCTGCAGCTGGAGCGGGAGATCCAGGGCATCCTCGAAGAGGGTTTTTACAGGCCTGTCGATCGCGCCACCCTCGAGAACGGCGCCATGGAGGGCATGGTGAACAGCCTCGAGGACCCTTATACAGCCTATTTCACTCCTGAGGACTTCCGGCTGTTCAATGACCACTCCAACGGCCAGTTCACGGGGATCGGGGTGCTTATGGAGGAGAAGGACGGCCAGCTCAAGGTGGTGCAGGTCTTTGATGACTCACCGGCCCAGGAAGCAGGCATCCAGGCTGGCGATATCATCGTCGCTGTGGATGGACATCCGGTGGAGAAGATGACAGAGGAGGAGACATCGGGCATGATCCGCGGACCAGAGGGCACGAGTGTGGTGCTGAAAGTGCTCAGGGGCGCCGGAGAGCTCGAGTTCCCCATGGTCCGCCGGGCCATCGAGCTGCCGATCGTCAGCGAGGAGATGGTCGAGCGCGACGGCAGGAAGATCGGCTACGTGCGCCTGGACCAGTTCTCCCTTGACGCCGGCGTCAAGCTCAAAGCCGCCGTGGACAGCCTCGTCGCCCAGGGAGCCCAGGGTATCGTGCTGGACCTGAGGAACAACGGGGGCGGACTGCTGGATGAGTCGGTCAACGTATCAAGCGTGTTCATCCAGAACGGCCCGATCGTCTCGGTCGTCGGCCGGGACGGAGACACCCAGACATATGACGCCCGTGGCGAGGCGAATGAGAGCATCCCCCTGGTGGTCCTGATCAACGGCTTCACCGCCAGCGCTTCTGAGATCGTCGCTGGCGCGGTCAAGGATGACGTCCGGGGCAAACTCATCGGCGAGAAGACCTTCGGCAAGGGCGTAGTCCAGAACATCGTGCCGCTCAGCAACGGCGGTGGGCTCAAATACACGTCGGCGAGCTATTACACCCCCCTCGGCATCGACATCAACAAGATCGGCATCCAGCCTGACATCCCCGCCACAGACGACCCCGCGACGCCCGAGGACGAAGTCCTGGAGCTGGGGCTCGCCGAGCTGGCCCGCTGA